In a genomic window of Penaeus monodon isolate SGIC_2016 unplaced genomic scaffold, NSTDA_Pmon_1 PmonScaffold_23527, whole genome shotgun sequence:
- the LOC119570260 gene encoding histone H4 has translation MTGRGKGGKGLGKGGAKRHRKVLRDNIQGITKPAIRRLARRGGVKRISGLIYEETRGVLKVFLENVIRDAVTYTEHAKRKTVTAMDVVYALKRQGRTLYGFGG, from the coding sequence ATGACAGGACGAGGCAAGGGCGGAAAGGGGCTCGGAAAGGGTGGCGCCAAGCGTCATCGCAAGGTGTTGCGTGATAACATCCAGGGTATCACCAAGCCTGCAATCCGTCGTCTTGCTCGCCGTGGAGGTGTCAAGCGTATCTCTGGTCTCATCTACGAAGAAACCCGTGGTGTCCTCAAGGTGTTCCTCGAGAACGTGATCCGTGACGCCGTCACCTACACCGAGCACGCCAAGAGGAAGACCGTCACCGCCATGGACGTCGTCTACGCCCTCAAGCGCCAGGGACGCACCCTGTACGGTTTCGGAGGTTAA